The DNA region TCTCTTGATGGCCTGCTTCCGGCAGTCGAAGCGGCGCGCGGCGCAGTTCCTGAGCATGATTCCGAACCAACCGGCCAGTGCCGCTTGGCTGGTGCTGTTGCAGAACCGTTGTGCCGACGCAGTGCAACCGGCCTACGATGAACTCGCCGCCCGACTCCCGGTCCAAGAAGTCTTGAACATCGACGAATCGCCGACGAAGGAAGGCCCGGCCAAGGCTTGGGTCTGGACCGTCGTCGCCGCGAGCTTCACCTTCTTCGCTTGCCGCACCAGTCGAGCCGCCGAAGTGCTGCGGGAATTGATCGGGGAAGCCTACGACGGCATCATCCACTGCGATCGGGCTCGGATGTACTGGCGCTTCGGCCGACTGCAATGGTGCTGGGCGCACTTGAAACGCGACTTTCAGGCGCTGGTCGATCATCCCTGCCCGACCAAGCAACGACTGGGCCGCGATCTGCTGCGACCGACGAAAGAACTGTTCGCCCTCTGGAAGCGGTCTCGTGACGGGACCATCACGCGCGGCACGTTCGAGCGACGCATGAAGCCGATCCGTCAAGAGATCGACGCCCTGCTGCTGCGCGGATATTACAACCCGCTCACGCGCGGCTTCGCGAAGGAACTCGTCGAGCACCGCGAACATCTCTGGACCTTCACGGAGGTCGAAGGCATCGAACCGACCAACAATGCCGCCGAGCGGGCGTTGCGGCACGCCGTGATCTGGCGGAAGCTGTCGTTCGGCACGCAGTCGGCGACAGGCAGCCGATTCGTCGAACGCCTCTTAACCGTGATTGAGACTTGCCGCCGACAGGACCGCAACGTCTTCGACTGGTTGACCGACGCCGTGCAGGCCAAACTTCGCAGGGAAACAGCTCCGTCCCTGCTCGCCTCGTGAACGATTGCGGAACTTAGGCGTTGCTTCCGCCGAAATGTGCATGGTTGGCCAGAACCACCATCTGATACATGTGGTAATGGAGTGCATCGGTCATCCGGTCGAATGTGCCGACATCACAGATGTTCTTTGTTCTTCGCCAGCATCGCGTGTTCACGTAGTTGGCGAGTTTTCATCCATTACGTCAGCATCAAGGTCTCGATTCAAAGCGACCCGTTCGATTAGGCGAGATTCGAACGCCAGCACTCCGGATTCATCCTTCAGCACGTACATCGTCAGTGGCCCCGTTCGTCCAAACCGATCAAATCGGCCGCATCGCTTTGCCAGGATCAACGGATTCGACGGCAAATCGTAGTGGACGACGTGGGCGACCTGCGGCAGCGAAATCCCCTCCGAGAGCGCGCCGTCAGTGCCTAGAATTAACCCGCCTTCTCTCAAAAACAGCTCGACGGTGGCTTGCCTTTCCGTGAAAGAACTTCCCCCCGTCAACTTAAACAGAGGCAGACCGACATCCTCCATTGCAGTATGCAAATACGACACCGTGTCCGCATACATTGAAAAGACACAGATTTTCGGGACGCTACCGATCTGCGACTCGATGATCGACTGGATCAATCCTTTCAACGCATTCAGTTTTTCGTCGGCACTCACGCAATCCAGCACATCTAAGCACTGCTCAACCACCGCAACCGCGGCCGGCAGGTCGGCCCACTCTACCGGCAACAACAGTGTGGTCGCCGCGACTTCTTCGATGTCGGAGTCTGGCTCCGTTTGAGCTGTGCTGGTTTCGTCACCAATGGCGGCGGTTCCTTCTACCGTCGAGTTTTCAATGTGGCAGACTGGGCCGAGATCCTGTTCGACTTGTTCAACCTTGCCGTCCAGCCTCATTCTGACTTCCAGATTGCTTCGAAGTCGCTGTAGGGATTGTTCGACGGCGAATAGGCTGGAGCCAGCCCGACGACGAATCAGGACTTGCGTCAGAACCGAAGTTCCGTCGCCGCCCGATTTAAGTGTGGGCATCAGAACGAGAAGACCTGACAGGAACTTCACCTCATCTGAATTGCGACTGTAAGATACCACGCTCCACTCCACTCGCTGGCGATCCACGTTGGACCCATCCCAGTCTTTCAGCACGCCATACCAATTCGTGAGCACGAGGGGTGACGGCAAGCGTGCCGGCTGGTCGGGTGACGGACGAAGCCACGGTTCGAGCATTGGAAGCGGCGTGGCCGTAAGCAATAAGAGTCGCCGGACAACATCCGCAGCCACCACCCGATCCAGAAGCGCGGCACGCTGCGGAGATGCGAGACGATGTGCTTCGTCGACGATTACGAGGTCCCAGTTGGCGGCAGACAGACTAGCCGCAAGATCGCTCTGCTTGGCTAAGTCTTGGCCGATCACATAGATGCCGTCCACGTTCAAGGGAGACTCGCCGATTGGTACCGCGGCTTCCATTTCCCGGAAGACCTGTCGTGTCACAAACACCACAGGCAGTTCAGACTGAGCGCTACCAAGCCGTTCACGCCATTCTTCGCATAGTGAAGCGGGCGGTAACACCAGCATCCGCCTGGCTCCTCGCGAAGCCAACTCTGCTGCGATCGCGATGCTGGTGTATGACTTACCAGTTCCTGGCGGAGCCGCTAACAGATGAAAGGCCGCCGAATCCGTTTCAAGAAACGAGACGACGAAGTTGGCCTGCCACGATCGCAGGCCACGACTTTGTAGCAACAGAAGAAACTCTTGCTGGTTCATGCCACACCCCCCTTCGTCCGTGCTTCAACGGCTGTTGCTTTCAGCAGCATCCAGTCTCGCAATGCAGAAAGCTCTTCGTAGTCTTCCACCGTGATCTCGCGACGAAAATGGAATACGTCATTCCGCAGCTCACCGGCCCTCTTGAGTTTCGTTCGCGTGCGAACTCGATCACCCATAAAAATGGGCTGAAAGTGGTTCCAGCTACGGTCGTCGCCAATGATCTGCACGTAATCGTTAAAAGTCATGTGTTCGAGGTCCGTCGGCAATTTGCCCTCGGGATAGTGCTTCAAGCAGTTCTTGGCACACGCGACCAGCTCGTCGTGATCCACCGCCAGGCGAATCAGTCCGCGCAGCGACAGTTCAATTTCCGCAATCAGTACGAACGGACTTGCAATGCTGTAGAGGTATCGCAGGATGTCCATCGCCGTGACAATCCCCTGAAGCCGATGTGGATCACCGACAAGGAGCGCATCCTGTTTGTCGATCGCGTCAAACCAGGCCCGAAATTCATCCGTGACTCTCGCGTAGGTCGGGCGGTCAATACAATCTTCAACAAACATCTCAAGCGGGTTAAACTTTTGGTTCTTCGCGTCACCACTCAGCTTGATCACAGCCCGCGAAAACGAGCGATACGAGAACAGGCCGAGTACTTGTTGGCCAACGATCACGGGCAACTGAGAAAAACCGTGTTTGCCGAGAAGAGCAAGGGCCTGCTGCACGGGCGTTTCGGGAAGCACAGAAATAAGTGTTTGATCTGTCGGAAGAACACTGTTCAGGCGGTGGAACAGCCCGGTGACAGATCGGACAATGTCGTCACTCGATAATGGGTCATGTCCATTCTGGCTCATTGCGACACCTCACGTGGTGGATGGGCAACGCGGGGATCGGCTGGGGGTGGATCAAGGCGAGTTTGGTAG from Planctomycetia bacterium includes:
- a CDS encoding DEAD/DEAH box helicase; translation: MNQQEFLLLLQSRGLRSWQANFVVSFLETDSAAFHLLAAPPGTGKSYTSIAIAAELASRGARRMLVLPPASLCEEWRERLGSAQSELPVVFVTRQVFREMEAAVPIGESPLNVDGIYVIGQDLAKQSDLAASLSAANWDLVIVDEAHRLASPQRAALLDRVVAADVVRRLLLLTATPLPMLEPWLRPSPDQPARLPSPLVLTNWYGVLKDWDGSNVDRQRVEWSVVSYSRNSDEVKFLSGLLVLMPTLKSGGDGTSVLTQVLIRRRAGSSLFAVEQSLQRLRSNLEVRMRLDGKVEQVEQDLGPVCHIENSTVEGTAAIGDETSTAQTEPDSDIEEVAATTLLLPVEWADLPAAVAVVEQCLDVLDCVSADEKLNALKGLIQSIIESQIGSVPKICVFSMYADTVSYLHTAMEDVGLPLFKLTGGSSFTERQATVELFLREGGLILGTDGALSEGISLPQVAHVVHYDLPSNPLILAKRCGRFDRFGRTGPLTMYVLKDESGVLAFESRLIERVALNRDLDADVMDENSPTT
- a CDS encoding CBS domain-containing protein; amino-acid sequence: MSQNGHDPLSSDDIVRSVTGLFHRLNSVLPTDQTLISVLPETPVQQALALLGKHGFSQLPVIVGQQVLGLFSYRSFSRAVIKLSGDAKNQKFNPLEMFVEDCIDRPTYARVTDEFRAWFDAIDKQDALLVGDPHRLQGIVTAMDILRYLYSIASPFVLIAEIELSLRGLIRLAVDHDELVACAKNCLKHYPEGKLPTDLEHMTFNDYVQIIGDDRSWNHFQPIFMGDRVRTRTKLKRAGELRNDVFHFRREITVEDYEELSALRDWMLLKATAVEARTKGGVA
- a CDS encoding IS66 family transposase; this encodes KPKSKRSRGGQPGHDKHERTLIPVEACRDVVPCVPSACRRCGRKLSGRDPAPLRHQVWELPEIRPLVTEYQRHRLLRACGSSTCGELPLGVPTGQAGPRLIAFSGLLMACFRQSKRRAAQFLSMIPNQPASAAWLVLLQNRCADAVQPAYDELAARLPVQEVLNIDESPTKEGPAKAWVWTVVAASFTFFACRTSRAAEVLRELIGEAYDGIIHCDRARMYWRFGRLQWCWAHLKRDFQALVDHPCPTKQRLGRDLLRPTKELFALWKRSRDGTITRGTFERRMKPIRQEIDALLLRGYYNPLTRGFAKELVEHREHLWTFTEVEGIEPTNNAAERALRHAVIWRKLSFGTQSATGSRFVERLLTVIETCRRQDRNVFDWLTDAVQAKLRRETAPSLLAS